The genomic stretch CGATGCCCCATGCGAGGTAACCGATTTCCACGCTGGCATAAAAAGCCACAAGCGCCCAAGCGAGGGCGCCGACGAGAGCCCCAAGCACTGCAAAGACGATGGCTCTGACGTGCATGCGTAACCTCCCGTTGGGGGCCGCACCGGCCCAGACTTCGAATGGTGTGCACCCGACCATTCCCGTTTGATCGGACCCGGCTCCGCTGACGGGCCGTGCTGGATCATTCTACCGCGCCAGGTCGTCGGGCGCGCGGGAGGGGTGAACGCCTGTGCGGCCCCCCTTTCGGGGGCCGAAGAAGGGTCGGGGTGACCTGTAACCGGGGAGGATCGTCGCCGTTATCGTACAGGGACGAGTCCGTTCAACCTGCTCGGTGCGGAATCTTCCCGCATGATCCGCGCGGGAGGGACTTCACCCGGCTCGAAATCCAGCGGTATCGGTGCGTCGGGGTGCGCGCCGTACCAGTCCAGACTCAGGCGGTGCCACCAGTGCAGGGATCGTCGCCAGCGCTCGATCGCACGCTGCAACTTCTGCACGTACGGACTGCAGGGAGCACCCATCTCACGAAGCAGCGCCCGACACCCGGCAACATTTCGTGCGAGCAGAAGCGCGGTGGCGTAGTTGGCCTTGAACGTTGCCGGTAGATTCGGCTTCAGGCAGTAGCCGCTTTCCCCGACACACAAACTGATGTAGTGCTCGAGCGCGCGCGCGGTCTCGCCGCTGCGCATCAGGGCGACGCCGTATGCGTTGCGGAGCTCGGGCGAGTCCAGTCCGCAGTTCTTGAAGTGGCGGGCCGCGTCTTGCGGCTTGCCCTGATCGAGGAGGGATTCCATCCGTGCCAGCGCTTCGCTGGCCGTCGCGGGCTTGCTATGCATGGGAGATTTGATCCTATGGGGGGCCGCGCCGCCATGAGGCGGGGCCGCAGGTTCGATTCCGGCGCAGCGCAACGCTGCCAAGCCGTGCAGACACGCAGGTTGTTGATGGGATTTTGTGCGTCGCGTGTCGACGTCTAGATGAGGAACCTGCAGAGCTGGGCACAACTGGCGCCAAGCCATGGGTGCAGCCGAGGGAGGGTGGCGGCACCTGAGTGCCACATGGGAGCGCTCGGTGTCGCGAAGTGCTCAAACCCAGACGCGCTAAAGCTGTCGATCCGGTCGGTGCGCGAGAGGGGCTTACGATCGCCGGGCAAGGTCGCCAGGTAGAACGCTGGTGCGTCGGAAAGGCAAAGCGCAGCAACTTCGGTCTGCGCGTCCTGTCCACTCACTTGCGGCCGCAGCAGTTGCGGCGCAGCCCACGGCCACGCCGCGACCAGCGCCAGCAAAGCGGTGAACGAACGTTTCGTGAGGAGGTCCATATGCAATGCTCTTGCTGAATAGTATAGCATGACTGCGGTCCGTGCTGCGGCAGCCGTCCCGGGTAGAAGAATCGTCACCTTTTGTACGCGCGAACTCTGCCCGGCGGGGATAGTCTGTCGGATGCACGCCGCGTGCCCGCCCGTAACCCGGGATGCGGCGCTAGTGATCCGTCGGAGTTCGTGCCGTGTGGTTGACGCTCGGCCTCTTCCTTTTGGGGTTGGTGCTGCTGGTGGCCGGTGCGGAAGCCCTGGTGCGAGGTGCCGCCCGTCTGGCCGCCGCGGCGGGCATGTCGTCTCTTGTCATCGGGCTGACCGTCGTCGCGTTCGGTACCAGTGCCCCGGAGCTGGCCGTTAGCGTCGGCGCCAGTCTCGCCAACCAAGCCGATCTGGCGCTCGGAAACGTGGTCGGTAGCAACATCTTCAACGTGCTGCTGATCCTGGGGGTATCGGCGTGCATCACCCCCCTGATCGTGCATGCGCAGTTGCTCCGCGCCGACCTGTGGATCATGCTCGGAGTATCCGCCTTGCCACTCCTCATGGGACTCGACGGCCGAATCAGTCGCACCGACGGCCTGATCCTGCTTGCCGGCATCGCGGGTTACACGGGCTGGTCGATCCAGGCGGGCCGCCGCGCCGCGGGTACAACGCTCCATTCCGGGGAAGCCGCGACCGCCGGCGAGCCCACGCACAAACATGGGGCCCTGCTCAGTTCACTCGGACTGGTGGTCCTGGGACTCGCCCTGTTGGTCATCGGTGCGCGCTGGCTCGTCGCAGGCGCAGTCGAGATCGCAAGTGCGCTGGGTGTCAGCGAGTGGGTCATCGGCCTTACCATCGTGGCCGCGGGCACGTCACTACCCGAAGTGGCGACGTCGGTGGTCGCGGCCGTGCGCGGCGAACGTGACATCGCGGTGGGCAACGTCGTCGGCAGTAACATCTTCAATATCCTGGCCGTGCTTGGGGCCGCGGCGGCGGTCGGGGATGGCGGAGTTCACGTGAGTCCGGCCGCATTGCGCTTCGATCTACCCGTCATGCTGCTGGTGGCCGCCGCGTGCCTGCCAATCTTCTTTACGGGCCGGCGCGTCGATCGCTGGGAAGGCGCGGCGTTTCTCGGGGCCTACGTGGCCTACACCGCTTACCTCCTTTCGCGTTCGGCGGCCGCATAGAGGCGTCCGGCCAGTTCACGCAAGCCCGCCGAGTTTTCCACCATTTCACGCCACGCGGGTGGAATCGCCGCTACTCCATTCCGTGCGCCGCTGATCGCTCCGCTGATACAGCCGATCGTGTCAGAATCACCGTTCGTGTTCACAGCCGTAAGGACAGTGGCCTTGAAGTCGTACGGCGTACGGCAGACGCAATACAATGCACTCGCGACGGCCTCCTCACCCACCCAAGCTTCGCCGAGTTCCCCGTGGATGAGTACCTCGTCCGGCGCGCGCGCCAACCGCTCCGGCACGCGGGCGACCCATGCGGCCAATTCCTCGCCCTCCGGCAGTGTCCGCATGATTGCTACCAGCCGTGCAGGGTACTCGCCCGGATCATCGCCACGCACCGCCCAGGCGACGAGTAAAGCGGTCGCGACAGCCGCGGCACACGCGGTTGGGTGGCCGTGGGTGGGCAGCGCACTGGCGCGTGCTACCTCGATGAGTCGCGCCTCGTCCGCGCGGAAATACAAACCGATGGGCGCACTGCGCATCGCGGTGCCACAACCCTTCGAGTCCGGGACCCCGGCTTCCCGCCACGGCACGCCACGGGCCAACCGTTCGCAACCGGCCGAGCAGGACTGCCCCGGAGCACGGTCGTTGTCCGGCGCGCGATGCCAGGCCACGAAACGGGCGGCCATGGCTACCATCAGTTGATCGAGCGGTCCGCCGCCAGCTTCGAGCAGGGCCTCGGCCACTGCGATCGACATCTGGGTGTCATCGGAATACGTACCGGCGGGGTGGCGCTCCGCGGGGACCAGGTCGGTAACTCCGGCGGGGCCGTATCGCGCCCTGATCTCTGCAACCGACAGAAACTCCGTCGGCCAACCCAGCGCGTCGCCCACGGCGAGCCCAAGCAGACACCCCTCAAACCGAGCGCGGAGCGGGTCGATCATGGTGTCCATGAGGCACCTCCCATGGGCCGTGTACTGGGCTAACCGGCCATGCCCAGGCGAGCCAGCAGCGCCACCCCCAGCGGGAGCGCGGCCTCATCGACGTTAAATCGCGGGTGATGATGGGGATAGCGGCAGTCCAGTGCTTCGTTCCGCGCCCCGAGGAACAGAAACGCAGACGGCACCTGCGCGGCGTAGTACGCGAAGTCCTCCGCCCCGCCTTGAGGCGCGAGCAGCATGATCTGCTCTTCGGTCCAGCCGAGTTCGCGGGCCAGGTCAAGCGCGGTGGTCACCGCGCCGCCATCGTTCACCAGCGGCGGATACCCCGGTTGAAACACGATTTCGACGGTCGCGCCATGCGCACGGGCAATGCCTTCCGCAAGCTCACGCAGCCGGTGCGTGACCGTTGCCGCAACCTCCTCGGACAACGCACGAAGCGTCCCCACGGCCTCGGCGCGCGACGGGATGACATTGTGTGTGGAACCGGCCTGCACGCGCGTAATCGTGACCACAGCGCTGTCCGTCATCGCCAACGAGCGACTCACGACGGTCTGGGCCGCGAGGATGAACTCGGCCAGCACGACGATCGGGTCGATGCACTGCTGCGGCATCGCCGCATGGCCACCGCGCCCATTGAAGATGACGCGCAGGTTCGTAACACCCGACATGAACGGTCCCGGCCGGGTTCCGAGGGTACCGCAGGGCATCTCTGACCAGATGTGCACACCATAGGCCCGGGCGACACCTTCGAGCACCCCTGCGGCGATCATTGGCTGCGCCCCCCCAGGAGGCGATTCCTCGCTTGGCTGAAAGATGAACCGCACTGGTCGCAACAGTTCCGCGCGCCGCTCCACCAGCAGCTCCGCTGCACCGAGCAGCATTGCGGTGTGGGCATCGTGTCCACATGCGTGCATCACACCCGGGCGTTGGGAACGGTATGGAATGTCGCTCTCTTCCTCGATTGGCAGGGCATCCATATCGGCCCGCAACGCCACCACCGGACCACTGCCGGCCGGTAACGTTGCGGAGACGCCGTACGTCCCACCGAGTCGTTCCTGTGGTTCAAGTCCAAGCGCGCGCAGGCGATCGGCTACGAACCGCGCTGTTTCTTCCTCCTGGCCGCTGAGTTCGGGATGGGCGTGCAGGTGCCGGCGGAACGCCACGAGACGCTCTGAAAGGGCTGCGGCCGCGCAGCGTAGACTTGCCATACCAACTCCTCCGCCGGTTGAGAGCGGATGCGCGCCGACTGCGGAGCGCTCGCAATCCTCAGGGTTCGTCGGCGATTTCAACCCGGTCCCGCGGAGCCAACGTTTCGCCGCATTCGGGACAGCGCAGATTCGACTGGCCGGTGGTACGGTCGAAATCCTGGACCCAGTCACCGCCGGGCAGCGCCACCCGATCGATCTGGCCGTCGGCCGTGTACTGGTAGCGCACCTGGATCGGGCCGTGTGTCCGACATTGGAACCGCACCGTCGCCCAAAACGAATCCGCGGCGCACTCCGGACATTTCCGCGGTCCTACAGCAGCGGCGGCGCGCTCCTGGTGTTCGCACTCCGAACAGATCCACGTTACCCGAAACGAGAATGCGGTGCGGCGTGGCCCGCGAATAAAGAGCCGTTCCCCCGTGCGCGGGCAGACCAACGGCGTGACATTTCCGGAGGCGTCGTACGCCGGCTGCCACGGACCAGCACCGATCCGCAGATGGGTATGATCGCCCTCTTCGTTGTACTGGTAGGCCACCGGCACGGTCGCACCCGATTCCGTGTCGAAATCGAGCGAAACCCAGAGCGTGCGGGCTTTGCAGTTGGGGCAGGAGCGCGGGCCTGTCCCGCCCGGGGCGGCAACCCGGTGGTCGCAGGTAAGACAGCGCCAGTCCGCCTCATAATCGAAATCCACGATGCGACGCGCCGTCGGCGCCTCGTCATCGGAACTCCCGGCCGCACCCCCCGGCGCGGCCCCGCGCTGCTCACAGCCGGCTAACAGGGTTGCGCTCGCAACCATGCACACCCCTACAGCTCGCTGCACGAATCCAACCGCAGAACGGCTCGGCCATACTGCGGTGAGGCGGGTTGGATTCATTCTGTGGTACTCCTTCGTCAACACTGAGCTCGTACCCGATTGCAGCGCTCCGGTCAGTCCGGTTGGCCGCGCACCAGGAACAGCAGCCGCATCCGCCCGATTTCCCGTTCGTCCGCAATTCGTAGCAGGTGCAGGTCGGCACCGGAGGGTGGCGTCGCCGTCGTCTCCTGTCGGAATACGATCAGCCCATCGGCTGCCAGGCCCAATGAAAGTCGCTCCAGCAGGTCAGACACGCGCGCGGGTTCGGTCGCGTCCCGGTAGGGTGGATCGACGAACATCAGACCATAACCCGGCTCCACACGAATCAACCGCAGTGTCCACGCGTTATCGGTCCGGACGAAGGCCCGGTCCTGAAGCCCCAGCTTGTTAATGTTCTCACGTAGCGCCGACACCGCCCGCCGGTCGCGCTCCACAAATGTGCAAGTGGCCGCACCCCGTGAAAGGGCCTCGATACCCAGCGAACCGGGTCCACTGAATAGATCGAGCACGGCGACATCCGGCAGAGTTCCGGGGGTGCCGAAGCGGTGACCGAGAATATTGAACAACGTCTCCTTGGCCCGGTCGGTAATCGGCCGGGTGGTGTCACCCGGCGGGGCGGCGAGCAACCGTCCGCGAAATGTGCCCGCCACAACCCGCACGACCGCACTCTCCAGCACACGATTCGCCAACCGCCCGTTACGGGGCAGGGAACTGATGAAGCCCGGCGGGCCGACCGATACGCCAGATAACATGATACGCGATCTGCGCTTCATCCTCGACGGTTGGGAGTATGAACCAGGCAAGATCTCGGTGCGCAAGATCATCGGCCGTGACGGCCGAGAGAAGGTCCAGACGCGGATCGACCTCGGGCTGCTGCAGTTCGAATACGCCGGACGGCCGGATGGTCAACGTCCCATGGATTGCGAATCGCTCTTGCAGCATCACGAGCACCGGCTGCAGCGGCATGTGGAACAGTACGGCGACGATGAGGACTTCGTCCTGACACCGGAAGAGTGCCAGGAGTTGCGGCACGAAGCCTACCTTTATTACCAGCGGTACTTGTCGCTGTTCGTACTTGAGGAGTACGCCGGTGTGGTGCGCGACACCGCCCGCAACCTGCGTGTGGTCGAACTATGTGAGCGTTATGCTGCCGTGGAGCACGACCGCGCCCTGGTGCGCGAGCAGCGCGGCTACGTGACCATGATGAATGCACGGGCGCGGGCGCACTTGCGTTGGGAACAGGAACACCCGGACGATGCGCTGCAGATCGTGGAAGATGCGTTGGGCGCACTCGAGGCCCTGGCTGACGAGGCCGACGGTATCGGGACACAGGACGGCGAGCTGCGCGTGCTGCACAAGCTCCGGCGCGAGATTTTGGAAAGTCTGCCTGTCACGGCCCCTGCGCGGCTCAAGACCGAACTGAACGCCGCCCTGGCCGCGGAGGACTACGAGCGCGCCGCACTGCTGCGGGACGCATTGGCCCAGCAGGGGCGGGCAGGGTAGCGCCCCATCCAGCAACGATTCAGACGCGCGACGAACCCACACTCGTTCCCCTGCCACCAGAGCCGACGCCGCGACAGCAATTCTCGGAACCCACCCCGGTTTACCGATTCCGCACGCCTCCCTCAACAGTCTCAACGGCGGTCATTTCCCATAACAGATGCCGATGCACCGGCTAGGTGGACCGTTGCAGACGTCACCCCCGCCACGGTCCGGAGCCCTGCGCAAGATCCGGGTGGGGCCCGGGTTGCGCGGGGTATAATTCGCACGACCGCCACGTGAGGGTAGCGGTCAACACCCGAATGGCTGCCCGACCCACAGCCCGGTGACTCCCGAGAGGAGGAAAGAAGCATGAACGAGTCGGATTTCCAGAAGCGGCTCGCGGAGCTGGTGGACGAGATCGAGACGCTGCCCGAGGGTGAGCGGGAGCGCTTGCGAAAGCTGGCGGATGAGACCCGTGACCGTCATGACCAGATTCGCAAGAGCGTGAGCAGCTTGCAGGAAAGCATCGATTTCCTGCGGCTGGGGATCAAGTACATGCTCTTTGACCTGGAGGCGACCCGCCGCGAAAACAGTTACCTGCGGAAGATGCTCGAGCAGGATCCCAACTCGAACAAGGATCCCGAAAAGGAGGAATAGTCCTCACCTCGATGGCGCCCCATGGCGGCGTCGTCAAGCCCCACAGACGTAGAATTGCCGTAAGGAGTACCCCTCCAAGCCATCTGCCGGTCCGGTAGCACCCCGGATCGTCCTGCGCGACCCACCCGACCGTGCAGCGGGAAAACTGCCGGCTTCCGACGGTGCCGCGGTGAGCCCGGTGAGGCAATCCTCACCGGGCTTGTCGTATGGTCACCGTACACCCCTGGCCAGCTCCGGTACAACCCAGGCACAGGCATCCCGGCGTGCTCCGCCAACCCGTTTGGGACCGGTCCTCCGCACCGTGCGTACCGGAAAAAGAGTGGCCTGCATCCCAAACGTGCGGTATGATGCATATAGTGGTCATGTCTCCAGCGGGCTGCTGGCGGAGTACGAGCGTCATTTCAACAGCGGCTGGAAGGGATGCGCACGGGTGGTGCGCCCATATCTGCCTCGGATACCGGTTGTCGGGCCGACAGGCCGGTGAAGAAGGAGTTGGCACATGCAGCGACGACGTTTCAGCGGTACGCGGGGCTTTACGCTGATCGAACTACTGGTAGTTGTTGCGATCATCGCCCTGCTGATCTCCATCCTCCTACCCTCCTTGCGCGATGCACGCGAGCAGGCCAAGGTGGCCAAGTGTCTCGCCAACTATCGCACGCTGATGCAAGGCACCGTCCAGTACCTCATCGAGTGGCAGGACGGCTTCCCCTTTGAAATGCGGAACACGCCCGGTTGGCTCGGTATCTGCACCTGGATGTACGGTGGCGCCACCGGCCTCGACGATTACTACCGCACGTACAATGGCGGGCTCTTTCACATCCCGATCCAGAACCGGCCGCTCAATCGGTACTTGATCGGGACCGAACCCGAGCTGGACGTCATGGACGGGAACACGATCATCAAGCGCACGGAGATGCCGTTCCTCGCGTGCCCGTCCGACACCAAGCGCTACAACAGCCCCAACTTCAACATCCTGAACGCTGAACCGGTCGCACCTGGTTCCTATACGGCCCTCGGCACGAGCTACCATTACAACCTGCATGCCATCTCGGGTGACACCTCGGCCTTCAGTTGGCAGCAACGGCCCTCCAGTCCGTGGTACGGCCCCGGCAAGTGGGACGAACGCGGCCGCGAGCTGATGCGTTCCGTGTTGCGCCGTCACGCCAGCACGTTTGTGATGTTCCTCGAAGATCCGATGGACTACGGCCTCAAGCACATGGTGCCGGTCGTCGGTTCACACGGGAAGTTCAACCGTCACGCGACTGGCTACCTCGATGGACACGCCATTTACGGTGTCGTGGACACGCGTGGCTGGTGTGGTACGGGCTGGAGTGCCATCAACCCCGACTGGGTCTGGAACTTTGGACAGCCCCGACCCGCCGCCGCCAACTACATGCCGACGATTCTGCAGGGCATGACACCGTCGCCCGCCCGTCGCACGTGCAACCCGCCGCGGTAGATGCAGCCGAACGCCTGGCTCCTCATACCCAGCACCGGTGTACGGGTTTCAAGACCCGTTCCCCGGTGCTGTGTGTTTACGCCCGGGCGAACGCCTGGCGCGCGGGAGTGACTTGTGGCGGCGCGGGGGCGGTTCCTTCACACCATGTGGACAGCAGCGCCACGACAGCGGCCTTCTCTGGAATCGCGTAGCCATGGCCGAGATCGGGGTCATGGTGAATCGGGATCCGCAGGTTGGGCGGACCCACGCAGGCCGGGCAGCCGCGGTCGCACGGGCAATCGCGGACGAGCCGCCATGCCAATTGCAGCAGTTCGTGCGCGTGCTCGAACCCGTGCCGCGCGTAGCCGACGCCGCCCTCGTAACGGTCATAAAGGATAATCGTGCTCGCACCGAGCTGGGCCGTGTCCACAACGCCACCGATGTCGTACCGATCGCACATCGCGAGTGGCGGGAGAGCTACGCACAGCAGATTCCGCAGGCCGTTGAGACCCTCATGCACCTTGAAACCTGCTTCGCGCGTCGCAGCGCAGGCCGCCGGGGGCGGCTGCAACCACACCCCGACCGTGTGGATCTCCTGCGCCGGCAGATCGAGCACGGTCTGCCCAATCTGCTCCTGCGTATACAGCTTGAACTTCTGGAACGCGACCGTCTGCCATTTCACCCGGACGTCACCGCAGTAACGTTGCCCGCCGAGCAGCTCGGCGACGTGCCGCTCCGTGAGAATGCGGCACTCGTCGGCCAGCACCGGCTGGGTGTAGTAGTCCGCGTTGAGCCGCTCGACACGCGCCAGCCGAGCGGCCCAATCCAGTTCCCGTACGATGAAGCTCTCCCCCTGGTGCAGATACACCGCCTCCGGATAGATCAGCTCCGGCGCCGAGATGGAGTCGACCTGCCCAATGACCTCGTTCCGCCCACCGGTCGCGTCGACGATCGAGAATGTCGCCGTGCTGGTGGTGCGGAGACTGGTCTGCCTGGCAGGAAACTCCGGACTCGCCCAGTAGTAGCGCTCGGCGGTGTACCGCAGCTCGCACTCCTCCGCGAGCGCGGTCGCGACAGCCGTAGCGGTGGAACCCAATCGATCCAGATCCTCCGCGGTCAGGGGCAGCTCGAATGCCGCACAACGAAGTTGCGCCGCGAGGATCTGCGGATTCTGCGGATCGATCACGGCGTGTTCGAGCGGTTGGGCGAACATGAAGTCGGGGTGACGCATCAGGTACTGATCCACCGGTTCATCGTAGGCAATGAACACGACCAGTGCGTCGGACTGCCGCCGTCCTGCTCGGCCGGCCTGCTGCCACAAACTGCAAAGCGTACCGGGAAATCCCACGACGATGGCCGCGTCCAGCGCACCGACGTCGATTCCAAGCTCCAGTGCATTCGTACTGCAGACACCCAGTAATTCGCCCCGGAAAAGCTGCTGCTCAATCGCGCGTCGCTCGCTCGGCAGATACCCGCCGCGGTACGGCCGCACGCGTT from Phycisphaerales bacterium encodes the following:
- a CDS encoding calcium/sodium antiporter — encoded protein: MWLTLGLFLLGLVLLVAGAEALVRGAARLAAAAGMSSLVIGLTVVAFGTSAPELAVSVGASLANQADLALGNVVGSNIFNVLLILGVSACITPLIVHAQLLRADLWIMLGVSALPLLMGLDGRISRTDGLILLAGIAGYTGWSIQAGRRAAGTTLHSGEAATAGEPTHKHGALLSSLGLVVLGLALLVIGARWLVAGAVEIASALGVSEWVIGLTIVAAGTSLPEVATSVVAAVRGERDIAVGNVVGSNIFNILAVLGAAAAVGDGGVHVSPAALRFDLPVMLLVAAACLPIFFTGRRVDRWEGAAFLGAYVAYTAYLLSRSAAA
- a CDS encoding ADP-ribosylglycohydrolase family protein → MDTMIDPLRARFEGCLLGLAVGDALGWPTEFLSVAEIRARYGPAGVTDLVPAERHPAGTYSDDTQMSIAVAEALLEAGGGPLDQLMVAMAARFVAWHRAPDNDRAPGQSCSAGCERLARGVPWREAGVPDSKGCGTAMRSAPIGLYFRADEARLIEVARASALPTHGHPTACAAAVATALLVAWAVRGDDPGEYPARLVAIMRTLPEGEELAAWVARVPERLARAPDEVLIHGELGEAWVGEEAVASALYCVCRTPYDFKATVLTAVNTNGDSDTIGCISGAISGARNGVAAIPPAWREMVENSAGLRELAGRLYAAAERERR
- a CDS encoding amidohydrolase yields the protein MASLRCAAAALSERLVAFRRHLHAHPELSGQEEETARFVADRLRALGLEPQERLGGTYGVSATLPAGSGPVVALRADMDALPIEEESDIPYRSQRPGVMHACGHDAHTAMLLGAAELLVERRAELLRPVRFIFQPSEESPPGGAQPMIAAGVLEGVARAYGVHIWSEMPCGTLGTRPGPFMSGVTNLRVIFNGRGGHAAMPQQCIDPIVVLAEFILAAQTVVSRSLAMTDSAVVTITRVQAGSTHNVIPSRAEAVGTLRALSEEVAATVTHRLRELAEGIARAHGATVEIVFQPGYPPLVNDGGAVTTALDLARELGWTEEQIMLLAPQGGAEDFAYYAAQVPSAFLFLGARNEALDCRYPHHHPRFNVDEAALPLGVALLARLGMAG
- the rsmD gene encoding 16S rRNA (guanine(966)-N(2))-methyltransferase RsmD, with translation MRVVAGTFRGRLLAAPPGDTTRPITDRAKETLFNILGHRFGTPGTLPDVAVLDLFSGPGSLGIEALSRGAATCTFVERDRRAVSALRENINKLGLQDRAFVRTDNAWTLRLIRVEPGYGLMFVDPPYRDATEPARVSDLLERLSLGLAADGLIVFRQETTATPPSGADLHLLRIADEREIGRMRLLFLVRGQPD
- a CDS encoding prepilin-type N-terminal cleavage/methylation domain-containing protein; translation: MQRRRFSGTRGFTLIELLVVVAIIALLISILLPSLRDAREQAKVAKCLANYRTLMQGTVQYLIEWQDGFPFEMRNTPGWLGICTWMYGGATGLDDYYRTYNGGLFHIPIQNRPLNRYLIGTEPELDVMDGNTIIKRTEMPFLACPSDTKRYNSPNFNILNAEPVAPGSYTALGTSYHYNLHAISGDTSAFSWQQRPSSPWYGPGKWDERGRELMRSVLRRHASTFVMFLEDPMDYGLKHMVPVVGSHGKFNRHATGYLDGHAIYGVVDTRGWCGTGWSAINPDWVWNFGQPRPAAANYMPTILQGMTPSPARRTCNPPR
- a CDS encoding DEAD/DEAH box helicase, which translates into the protein MDVHALLKRISAGRHYQGQIASVRTLAARTAIFAELAHPLPDLVRDALAASGITQFYAHQARAIDAVRAGSHVVIATGTASGKSLCYQVPVLAELLEVPTARALYLSPAKALAHDQLGALERWGFAGQLGAFLRPACYDGDTPTHKRPGIRRSANLLLSNPDMLHQSVLPYHAKWAPFFAELRYVILDEIHSYRGIFGSHVANVLRRLQRLCAHYGSAPRFICCSATLGNPRALAGQLIGSDELVLVDQDTSPCGPRTVVLWNPPWVDPKNPVARRSGNVEAQHLMQALIEEGAGTIAFTKARVVAELLYTYLVEALRRRRPDLAKRVRPYRGGYLPSERRAIEQQLFRGELLGVCSTNALELGIDVGALDAAIVVGFPGTLCSLWQQAGRAGRRQSDALVVFIAYDEPVDQYLMRHPDFMFAQPLEHAVIDPQNPQILAAQLRCAAFELPLTAEDLDRLGSTATAVATALAEECELRYTAERYYWASPEFPARQTSLRTTSTATFSIVDATGGRNEVIGQVDSISAPELIYPEAVYLHQGESFIVRELDWAARLARVERLNADYYTQPVLADECRILTERHVAELLGGQRYCGDVRVKWQTVAFQKFKLYTQEQIGQTVLDLPAQEIHTVGVWLQPPPAACAATREAGFKVHEGLNGLRNLLCVALPPLAMCDRYDIGGVVDTAQLGASTIILYDRYEGGVGYARHGFEHAHELLQLAWRLVRDCPCDRGCPACVGPPNLRIPIHHDPDLGHGYAIPEKAAVVALLSTWCEGTAPAPPQVTPARQAFARA